CCTTCAAGAAGGACACGAGACCGTCCTCCACTTCCTGATAGGCACGCAAGACCGTATCCTGATACTCGGCGATCAATTGCTGTAGGCGAGCATCCTGCACCCGCACATTGTTGGTGATGCGGCCATAGTTAAGGAAATTCCATTGGATCGCCGGCCCGACGAAATAGGTGAAGCTGTCGGAATCCAAGAGATCGGTCAGCTGGGCGTTGTTGGAGCGAAAATCCGACGATCCGGCCGTCTGAAATCCGACGAAGCCCGCCAGAGTCACGCGCGGGTAGAGGTCCGCCTTCGCGACCCCGATCTGCGCGCTCTGCGCCGCCGCGTTCAGTTCCGCCTGACGTATATCGGGGCGGCGGCGCAGGAGGTCGGCGGGAATGCCGATCGCTACGTCCCGGGGCGCCTTCGGGATCGGCGCGTCCGGCGCCAAGATTCTGCGGATCTGGATCGGCGGCATGCCGAGCAGCGTCGCCAAGGCGTTCTCGGCCTGCCGCTGGCTCGCCTGGAACTCGGGAAGCGCCGAGCGCGTATCCTCCAGGAGCGCCAGCGCCTCCTGCAGATCCAGCTGGCTGACCGCCCCGGCGTTGTAACGGATCTCCGTCAAGCGGAGCGAGTCCTGCTGTATTGCGACATTCCGCCGGATCAGCCTGATCCGCTGTTCAAACTCGCGAATCTGAACATAGGTCGTGGCAACCTCGGCGGTCAGGATAACGAGGAGATCGTCGTAGTCCGCGATCGTCGCGCCAAGGCCTGAATCGGCCGACTCGATACTTCTTTGAAAACGGCCCCAGAAATCGATCTCCCAGGACGCGTCCAACCCGACCGAGAGATTATCGTAGCTGTTGTCGGCATCGGCCGAGTTCGGCGCGTTCTCGCTGATCCTCTCGCGCGAGTAGCCGGCCTCGAGCGCCTGGGTCTGCGGATACTGCTCACCGATGGCGATGCCGAG
This genomic interval from Kiloniellales bacterium contains the following:
- a CDS encoding efflux transporter outer membrane subunit, giving the protein MMPPGSERRRRRRSLFLAAAAVAALAPAACVKVGPDFEKPAAPMTEQWIEEEDARVKRQQVVYTDWWKVFDDPVLDRLIDIAYRQNLDLLTAGLRVIEARAQLGIAIGEQYPQTQALEAGYSRERISENAPNSADADNSYDNLSVGLDASWEIDFWGRFQRSIESADSGLGATIADYDDLLVILTAEVATTYVQIREFEQRIRLIRRNVAIQQDSLRLTEIRYNAGAVSQLDLQEALALLEDTRSALPEFQASQRQAENALATLLGMPPIQIRRILAPDAPIPKAPRDVAIGIPADLLRRRPDIRQAELNAAAQSAQIGVAKADLYPRVTLAGFVGFQTAGSSDFRSNNAQLTDLLDSDSFTYFVGPAIQWNFLNYGRITNNVRVQDARLQQLIAEYQDTVLRAYQEVEDGLVSFLKAQEQTDILERSVEASQKAVTLSVLQYSEGVATYTRVLTTQQNLVQRQDRLTQAQSGIAQGLIATYRALGGGWQSRDINDVVPDTVLEEMRARTDWGNIIPTDDLEEAPSSTKDVQKIDTLFRAPDF